The following proteins are encoded in a genomic region of Ornithinibacillus sp. 4-3:
- the speB gene encoding agmatinase gives MNTVQEMIKENTIWAGLNCPNIKMEDADIVVFGIPYDGGVSFRSGAKDGPRAIRNITYTIPPTTERWEDLTSLQILDQGDITAENRNEQFKLVEDAAYSIVKTGKLLTMIGGDHSTTIPVMRGVNKALKKPLGIIHIDAHFDLCNEMGGDLESHGSVERRALELENIQGTESIFFVGIRSVESEELDFIQKNKMNIIKALEVRSNGVERTIEVIKEKMKDFENIYITIDIDSLDPAYAPGTGTPQFGGLDSRELLDLLYGLFELPVIGFDVVEVSPKLDESSIAVFAARKILTECWGHHLRKNKQIRGNY, from the coding sequence ATGAATACCGTTCAAGAAATGATTAAAGAAAATACAATCTGGGCTGGTCTAAATTGTCCTAATATTAAGATGGAAGATGCAGATATTGTTGTTTTTGGTATCCCTTATGATGGAGGTGTAAGTTTTCGATCTGGTGCGAAGGACGGTCCTCGTGCTATTCGGAACATAACCTATACTATTCCACCAACCACAGAAAGATGGGAAGATCTTACTTCTCTTCAAATTCTTGATCAAGGAGATATCACAGCAGAAAATCGTAACGAACAATTTAAACTAGTTGAAGATGCTGCTTATTCTATAGTCAAAACAGGGAAATTATTAACTATGATTGGTGGAGACCATTCAACTACTATTCCAGTGATGCGTGGAGTAAATAAAGCACTAAAAAAACCTTTAGGAATCATTCATATCGATGCACATTTTGATTTATGTAATGAAATGGGTGGAGATTTAGAATCACATGGGTCTGTTGAAAGACGAGCGCTAGAATTAGAAAATATCCAAGGCACTGAAAGCATTTTCTTTGTAGGAATTCGTTCGGTAGAATCTGAAGAATTAGATTTCATCCAGAAAAATAAAATGAACATTATTAAAGCATTGGAAGTTCGAAGCAATGGTGTGGAAAGAACAATAGAAGTCATCAAAGAAAAAATGAAGGATTTCGAGAATATTTATATTACTATTGATATTGATTCACTGGACCCGGCCTATGCTCCAGGTACTGGAACCCCTCAGTTTGGAGGATTAGATAGCCGTGAACTTTTAGATTTATTATATGGCTTGTTTGAATTACCTGTAATAGGCTTTGATGTTGTAGAAGTTTCGCCAAAGTTAGATGAATCCTCTATTGCTGTCTTTGCCGCAAGAAAGATTTTAACAGAATGTTGGGGGCATCATTTAAGGAAGAATAAGCAAATACGCGGAAATTATTAA
- a CDS encoding SMI1/KNR4 family protein: protein MKKSIWQEDEDCNLEPITNEMVEKAEKELKVKLPESYINLLKEQNGGYICYDSYPITNPTSWADDHINIDYIRGIGGEESILESEYLIEEWDLPKKIVLISGDGHIWIALDYRNTNENPSIILIDNDGEDIIDLAPSFELFLNGLTVWEEDEYE, encoded by the coding sequence ATGAAAAAGAGTATCTGGCAAGAAGATGAAGATTGTAATCTGGAACCAATTACTAATGAGATGGTGGAAAAAGCAGAAAAAGAATTAAAAGTAAAATTACCTGAAAGTTATATAAACCTTTTAAAAGAGCAGAATGGTGGGTATATCTGCTATGATTCATACCCAATAACTAATCCAACATCATGGGCAGATGATCATATTAACATAGATTATATTAGAGGAATTGGTGGAGAAGAAAGCATTTTGGAAAGTGAGTATTTAATTGAAGAATGGGACCTGCCAAAGAAAATTGTTCTTATTTCAGGAGATGGACATATTTGGATTGCTTTAGATTACCGAAATACAAATGAAAATCCATCTATTATCCTCATTGATAATGATGGGGAGGATATTATCGATCTAGCTCCCAGTTTTGAATTATTTCTAAATGGATTAACGGTTTGGGAAGAAGATGAATATGAATAA
- a CDS encoding PadR family transcriptional regulator: protein MKHKLLPLSETMHYILLALREPLHGYAVMQKIEKMSDGTVVLAAGTLYGAIENLHKHGWIEPVGESGRRKVYMITAQGSDILKMEQSRLLHILSLYEGSESLEEI from the coding sequence ATGAAGCATAAATTATTACCGTTATCTGAAACCATGCATTATATTTTATTAGCTCTACGTGAGCCACTTCATGGTTATGCCGTGATGCAGAAGATAGAAAAGATGAGTGATGGAACAGTTGTTTTGGCAGCTGGTACATTATACGGTGCAATTGAAAACTTGCATAAACATGGTTGGATTGAACCTGTTGGAGAGTCAGGTCGAAGAAAGGTTTATATGATAACTGCTCAAGGAAGTGACATTTTGAAAATGGAACAGAGCAGGTTATTACATATTTTATCCTTGTATGAAGGAAGTGAGTCGCTTGAAGAAATTTAA
- a CDS encoding DUF2812 domain-containing protein, whose protein sequence is MKKFKVFFDIEKEEQWLNEQLQQGYRCINISGLGIYTFEKTDKRYVIRLDFQDYLPRKKLAEYKGIYEDFGWTYITGSWLGGRYWQKEDDVQTEIFSDRQSKGNYYKRLMAYSFILGMLLLPFAYMPYNELYHEGLWSMNGALFWKAFLFETPFVFLKLLPAFIVIFLYGSFYKSYRKYLALKG, encoded by the coding sequence TTGAAGAAATTTAAGGTGTTTTTCGATATTGAAAAAGAAGAGCAATGGCTGAACGAGCAATTACAACAAGGTTATCGCTGTATAAATATTAGTGGTTTAGGCATATATACTTTTGAAAAAACGGATAAGAGATACGTGATACGACTGGATTTTCAAGATTATTTGCCAAGGAAAAAGTTAGCGGAATACAAAGGGATATATGAAGATTTTGGTTGGACCTATATAACAGGTTCTTGGCTTGGTGGAAGGTATTGGCAAAAAGAAGATGATGTTCAAACTGAAATCTTCTCAGACCGTCAATCAAAGGGGAATTATTATAAAAGGTTAATGGCTTATTCATTTATATTAGGTATGCTGTTATTGCCTTTTGCGTACATGCCCTACAATGAATTATATCATGAAGGCCTTTGGAGTATGAATGGTGCATTATTTTGGAAAGCATTTCTCTTTGAAACTCCATTTGTCTTTTTGAAGCTACTTCCCGCATTTATAGTCATTTTTTTGTATGGCAGTTTCTATAAATCCTACCGAAAATATTTGGCGTTAAAAGGATAA
- a CDS encoding MBL fold metallo-hydrolase — protein sequence MKIVELPIEFEFNGQKNYIYPSLIISGNELTLVDTGYSNFLPLIENEILKNGYEMKYLKNIIITHYDDDHIGSLYDFKEKYPWINMIASEIESKYISGKVKSERLVQAEEMLVNMSSDEIKFGNWFIQQLKKLKHVSIDEMVHDGDLILDNKCRVVATPGHTSGHISLYFPCLKSIITGDAAVHENDELVIANPHFCLDSESAEHSLNKIKNMKADTYYCYHGGKLTL from the coding sequence ATGAAAATAGTAGAGCTACCAATAGAATTTGAATTTAATGGACAGAAAAACTATATTTATCCTAGTTTAATTATATCGGGTAACGAACTAACTTTAGTCGATACAGGATATTCAAATTTTTTACCTCTAATTGAAAATGAAATTTTAAAAAATGGATATGAAATGAAGTATTTAAAGAATATAATCATCACTCATTATGATGATGATCATATCGGTTCTTTATACGACTTTAAAGAAAAATATCCTTGGATTAATATGATAGCCAGTGAAATTGAATCAAAATATATTAGTGGTAAAGTGAAGTCAGAGAGATTAGTTCAAGCCGAAGAAATGCTAGTAAATATGTCAAGTGATGAGATCAAATTTGGTAACTGGTTTATACAGCAATTAAAGAAATTGAAGCATGTTTCAATTGATGAAATGGTACATGATGGTGATCTGATTCTAGATAATAAATGTAGAGTAGTAGCAACACCAGGGCATACTTCAGGGCATATTTCATTATATTTCCCATGTTTAAAAAGTATTATTACAGGCGACGCAGCAGTCCATGAAAACGATGAATTGGTCATTGCCAATCCACACTTCTGTTTAGATTCAGAGAGTGCAGAACACTCTTTAAACAAGATTAAAAATATGAAAGCTGATACTTATTATTGTTACCATGGTGGGAAGCTAACTTTGTGA
- a CDS encoding AraC family transcriptional regulator, whose product MPYEEIIKKTIDYIEEHLHESLTMDDIAGQVGFSKFHFHRIFQAAVGMSITEYIRIRRLANASATLLYTNERIIDIAFYYHFESQEAFTRAFKKYYHLPPGQYRRLMSDMLKNKEEPYMEKQVKGWFLSGSDPFSYEMGTDHEVVHQGKASGYLKSKTVLDSTNFATMMQQFKAEKFIGKRIRLSCFLKTKDVEAFSSVWMRVDNAFGDVLQFDNMSNRPIEGDTNWNRYSIVLDVPTDSSIISFGIILSGQGHVWADQFTFEEVDKNVETTNIEMQSELLDEPMNLSFEEEIY is encoded by the coding sequence ATTCCATACGAAGAGATAATTAAGAAAACGATAGATTATATTGAAGAGCATTTGCATGAATCATTAACGATGGATGATATAGCAGGTCAAGTGGGCTTTTCTAAATTTCATTTTCATCGAATTTTCCAAGCAGCGGTTGGAATGTCTATAACTGAGTATATTCGAATAAGACGATTGGCAAATGCTTCAGCGACTTTACTCTATACAAATGAAAGAATTATTGATATTGCATTTTATTATCATTTTGAGTCTCAGGAGGCATTTACAAGAGCCTTTAAGAAATATTATCATTTGCCACCTGGACAATATCGGAGATTGATGTCAGATATGCTAAAAAATAAGGAGGAGCCTTATATGGAGAAACAAGTAAAAGGTTGGTTTTTAAGTGGTTCAGATCCGTTTAGTTATGAAATGGGTACCGATCATGAGGTTGTTCATCAGGGAAAAGCATCAGGTTATTTGAAATCCAAAACAGTGCTGGATTCAACAAACTTTGCTACGATGATGCAGCAATTTAAAGCAGAGAAGTTTATTGGTAAACGAATTAGACTTTCATGTTTTTTAAAAACTAAAGATGTAGAAGCATTTTCTAGTGTGTGGATGAGAGTAGATAATGCTTTTGGCGATGTATTACAATTCGATAATATGAGTAATCGTCCAATTGAAGGGGATACGAACTGGAATCGATACTCCATCGTTTTGGATGTTCCGACAGATAGCTCGATTATATCTTTTGGAATTATTTTATCAGGTCAGGGTCATGTATGGGCGGATCAGTTTACCTTTGAAGAAGTAGATAAAAATGTGGAGACAACTAATATAGAGATGCAATCAGAATTATTAGATGAGCCAATGAATTTATCCTTTGAAGAGGAAATTTATTAA
- a CDS encoding ABC transporter ATP-binding protein, translating into MTETAMKLINLKKSIGKNQIIKGLDFEIKSGEVFGFIGPNGAGKTTTIRMMVGLMKITEGDVQILGKSIRDNYKEAIREVGAIVENPEMYPFMTGLQNLNHFARMIPGIKKERVQEVISLVGLEKAIKQKVGKYSLGMRQRLGIAQALLHNPSILILDEPTNGLDPAGIREIRQYIRRLATEENVSVIISSHLLSEIELMCDRIGIIKNGELVAIQNVGDSTDNETQLSQIQMEVKPAKRAIELMEEEHEINAVLSRGLITFKIQKEKIPNIIQTLVTNDILVYQVAVSQGTLEDKFFDLIGENIIG; encoded by the coding sequence TTGACAGAAACAGCTATGAAATTAATCAATTTAAAGAAATCTATCGGGAAAAATCAAATCATTAAAGGATTGGATTTTGAGATTAAATCTGGGGAAGTATTTGGATTCATTGGGCCAAATGGAGCAGGGAAAACGACAACGATTCGCATGATGGTAGGATTAATGAAAATAACGGAAGGAGACGTGCAAATACTTGGAAAAAGTATTAGAGATAACTATAAAGAAGCGATACGCGAAGTAGGAGCAATTGTCGAAAATCCTGAAATGTATCCATTTATGACGGGGCTGCAGAATCTAAACCATTTTGCTCGAATGATTCCCGGAATAAAAAAGGAAAGAGTTCAAGAGGTTATTTCCTTAGTTGGACTTGAGAAGGCAATTAAACAGAAAGTTGGAAAGTATTCATTAGGGATGCGTCAGCGATTAGGAATTGCTCAAGCATTATTACATAATCCTTCTATCCTTATTTTAGATGAACCAACCAATGGTCTTGACCCTGCAGGTATACGAGAAATTCGTCAATATATCAGAAGACTAGCAACGGAGGAAAATGTATCTGTTATTATCTCAAGTCATTTACTATCCGAAATTGAACTGATGTGTGATCGGATAGGAATTATAAAGAATGGAGAACTTGTTGCGATTCAAAATGTGGGTGATTCAACAGATAATGAAACGCAATTAAGCCAGATACAGATGGAAGTAAAACCTGCAAAAAGAGCTATTGAACTAATGGAAGAAGAACATGAGATTAATGCCGTTCTTTCTCGTGGTTTAATAACATTTAAAATTCAAAAAGAGAAAATTCCTAATATCATTCAAACATTAGTAACAAATGATATCTTGGTTTATCAAGTTGCGGTTTCACAGGGAACATTAGAAGATAAATTTTTTGATTTGATAGGGGAGAACATTATTGGTTAA
- a CDS encoding ABC transporter permease, translated as MVNLMKLIHNEITKIYILKSTWIMYILLAVIILGIGIMVNSVGDITKGYGESTWRAELEEENENLVKEMEEESFLQDINTSIIAQNNYYLENDIKPAGYGAWQFVMENELLVPIVSLLTIIIAAGIVANEFRWGTIKLLLIRPISRSKLLLSKYIAVLLFALNTLLFVVIFSWIIGAIFFGMEGLNPSIAIDKGNGLEYVAVINEVISGYGYKLVNLVMMATFAFMISSIFRNSALAIGVAVFLMMAGNSIVMFFAERTWAKYILFANTDLSQYSNSSEPLMEGMTLTFSIIVLLVYFVVFLVASWGVFTKRDVAGQ; from the coding sequence TTGGTTAACTTAATGAAACTCATACATAATGAAATAACTAAAATATACATACTTAAATCAACTTGGATAATGTACATTCTTTTAGCAGTAATCATTTTGGGGATTGGGATTATGGTTAATTCTGTAGGTGATATAACAAAAGGTTATGGCGAGTCAACATGGCGAGCGGAGCTAGAAGAGGAAAATGAAAATCTTGTCAAAGAGATGGAAGAGGAATCATTTTTACAAGATATCAATACGAGTATAATTGCTCAAAACAATTACTATTTAGAAAATGACATCAAGCCAGCGGGTTATGGAGCATGGCAGTTTGTGATGGAGAATGAGCTCTTGGTACCCATTGTTAGCTTATTAACGATTATAATAGCAGCTGGAATTGTTGCAAATGAATTTAGATGGGGCACTATAAAGCTTTTACTTATCCGACCAATTTCCAGATCAAAACTATTACTATCTAAATATATTGCTGTGCTTTTATTTGCTTTGAATACACTTTTGTTTGTAGTTATTTTTTCGTGGATTATTGGTGCAATATTCTTTGGCATGGAGGGACTGAATCCTTCTATTGCAATAGATAAAGGAAACGGCTTGGAGTATGTAGCAGTTATTAATGAGGTCATTTCGGGATATGGATATAAATTGGTGAATCTAGTTATGATGGCAACCTTTGCTTTTATGATATCTAGCATTTTCCGCAACAGTGCTCTTGCAATAGGAGTAGCAGTATTCTTGATGATGGCTGGGAATTCCATTGTTATGTTTTTTGCGGAGCGTACATGGGCTAAATATATTTTATTTGCAAACACGGATTTAAGTCAATATTCAAATAGCAGTGAGCCTTTGATGGAAGGCATGACACTAACATTCTCTATTATAGTATTGCTCGTTTATTTCGTTGTATTTTTAGTAGCTTCTTGGGGTGTATTTACGAAACGTGATGTTGCGGGGCAATAG
- a CDS encoding threonine synthase, whose product MSLVCDNCHKIYKEDNIQWRCSCGSYISYKYSPSFTKEDIISNRFNMWRYDFAYPLKYGELTVTYNEGLTPLVNVPTTKCRLRAKLDNLMPTSSFKDRGTVMVVNSLIKHNVQKITEDSSGNAGASVAAYCALANIQSEIYVPKGTSIGKLAQIQAYGALIHEIEGNREDVAAAAQKDSESYAGHNWHPLFIQGTKSLAYEIWEQNNFESPKNIISVAGNGSAILGIYYGFKELLDNRQISNIPRLFVVQAKNCNPIYREFFNIGDPLSFSNTIAEGIALSSPNKGSQVVAAVRNTAGQVLDVSEEEIISAVKELATKGFYVEPTSAAAYAGICQLVNEGTFQIDDDVVMMISGDGLKASSTISKMINETNINF is encoded by the coding sequence ATGAGCTTGGTTTGTGACAATTGTCATAAAATATACAAAGAGGATAATATTCAGTGGCGATGTAGTTGTGGATCTTATATTAGTTATAAGTATAGTCCATCATTTACAAAAGAAGATATTATAAGTAATCGATTCAATATGTGGAGGTACGATTTCGCTTATCCTCTCAAATATGGTGAATTGACTGTGACTTATAATGAAGGGCTTACTCCGTTAGTAAATGTACCTACAACAAAATGCCGTTTGAGAGCTAAGCTTGATAATCTTATGCCTACTAGCTCTTTTAAAGATAGAGGAACCGTAATGGTTGTTAATAGTTTAATCAAACACAATGTTCAAAAAATTACCGAAGACTCTTCTGGAAATGCCGGAGCTTCTGTTGCAGCATATTGTGCACTTGCAAATATTCAATCTGAAATATATGTACCTAAAGGAACTTCTATTGGGAAATTAGCACAAATCCAAGCCTACGGTGCTTTGATACATGAAATAGAGGGGAATCGTGAGGACGTAGCTGCTGCCGCACAAAAAGATAGCGAATCGTATGCAGGACATAATTGGCACCCTTTATTTATTCAAGGCACAAAATCATTAGCATATGAAATATGGGAACAAAACAATTTTGAGTCTCCAAAAAACATCATATCAGTTGCAGGAAATGGAAGTGCCATATTAGGAATTTATTATGGATTCAAAGAGTTGCTTGATAATCGACAAATCAGTAATATCCCTCGATTATTTGTTGTACAAGCTAAAAATTGTAATCCTATTTATCGAGAATTTTTCAACATTGGAGATCCACTTTCTTTTAGTAATACGATAGCAGAAGGCATTGCACTTTCTTCTCCTAATAAAGGAAGTCAAGTAGTAGCAGCTGTGCGAAATACAGCTGGACAAGTGCTAGACGTAAGTGAAGAGGAAATAATTTCAGCAGTCAAAGAACTTGCTACTAAAGGCTTCTATGTAGAGCCTACTTCTGCTGCTGCATATGCAGGAATTTGCCAACTTGTAAATGAAGGGACATTTCAAATCGATGATGATGTAGTGATGATGATATCAGGCGATGGGCTAAAGGCTAGTTCGACCATTTCAAAAATGATTAATGAAACAAATATTAACTTCTAA
- a CDS encoding DUF1801 domain-containing protein, whose amino-acid sequence MSGSEQVVEFMKNLDHPLKEEIEEVRSIILSTDGKITEHIKWNAPSFCYEGEDRITFNLHGKGFIRLIFHCGAKVKVRKTKEPLILDSSGMLEWKAADRAIMKFTDKNDVIAKEEKLREIVIEWIKAI is encoded by the coding sequence TTGTCTGGTTCTGAGCAGGTAGTAGAATTTATGAAAAATCTTGACCATCCACTTAAAGAAGAAATAGAAGAGGTCCGAAGTATCATTTTAAGTACAGATGGTAAAATTACGGAACATATTAAATGGAATGCACCTAGCTTCTGTTACGAGGGTGAAGACCGAATTACGTTTAATCTTCATGGAAAAGGATTTATTCGACTTATATTTCATTGTGGTGCTAAGGTGAAAGTTCGAAAGACTAAAGAACCTCTGATTTTAGATTCCAGCGGTATGTTAGAATGGAAAGCAGCGGATAGAGCTATAATGAAATTTACTGATAAAAATGATGTTATAGCTAAAGAAGAAAAATTGAGAGAAATAGTAATAGAGTGGATTAAAGCTATTTAA
- the catA gene encoding type A chloramphenicol O-acetyltransferase: MKFNKIDIKNWKRKEVFNHFSNQQTSFSITKNINITKLYKMTKEKGYKFYPVFIFLVTHVTNSNKHFRMNFNAEGEFGYWDTVVPLYTIFDKKSDLFSTIYTNTGEDFKKFHDDYISDTELYNATGKMFPKTPIPENIVNISMIPWTSFTGFNLNMNNNSNYFLPIVTAGGFINENSNIYLPLSLQVHHSVCDGYHAALFMDRFQALVDNPQELFE, from the coding sequence ATGAAATTCAATAAAATTGATATAAAAAATTGGAAGAGAAAAGAAGTTTTTAATCATTTCTCAAACCAACAAACAAGCTTTAGCATCACTAAAAACATTAATATTACTAAGCTATATAAAATGACAAAAGAAAAAGGATATAAATTCTATCCCGTATTCATTTTTTTAGTTACTCATGTGACAAACTCAAATAAACATTTTAGAATGAACTTTAATGCTGAGGGGGAGTTTGGATACTGGGATACAGTAGTTCCATTGTATACAATCTTTGATAAAAAATCAGATTTATTCTCCACTATTTACACAAATACAGGTGAGGATTTTAAAAAGTTTCATGATGACTACATTTCTGATACGGAGCTGTACAATGCAACAGGAAAAATGTTTCCGAAAACACCTATACCTGAAAATATCGTTAACATTTCTATGATTCCATGGACTTCTTTTACTGGTTTTAACTTAAACATGAATAATAATTCAAATTACTTTTTGCCAATAGTAACTGCAGGTGGATTCATTAATGAGAACAGCAATATTTATTTACCTTTATCCTTACAGGTTCATCATTCTGTCTGTGACGGTTATCATGCAGCTCTATTTATGGATAGATTTCAAGCTCTTGTAGATAATCCTCAAGAGTTATTTGAATAA
- a CDS encoding cation diffusion facilitator family transporter — MENQKYKNLKLGERAAIISIIAYVILSIIKLTVGYIGNSTSLRADGLNNTTDIIASIAILVGLKISQKPPDKNHKYGHWKSESIAALIAAFIMIAVGLQVLIDATVSMFQAREEAPDILTAYVGIFSAISMYFVYLYNKKLANRINSKAVMAAAKDNLSDAWVSIGVAIGIFSSQLNMPWLDTVTALIVGLLICKTGWDIFTGASYELSDGFDEDKIQLYKNEILEVNGVKGVKEIKGRNYGNNEILDVVILVNSILDIKEAHDIATQVNEVMMKEFDIYDVHVHVEPDQ; from the coding sequence GTGGAAAACCAAAAATATAAAAACTTAAAATTAGGAGAACGTGCCGCAATTATTAGCATTATTGCATACGTGATTCTTTCCATAATAAAATTGACTGTGGGGTATATTGGTAATTCTACTTCCTTAAGGGCAGATGGCTTAAATAATACAACTGATATCATAGCATCTATTGCTATACTTGTAGGGCTTAAAATATCTCAAAAACCGCCAGATAAAAACCATAAGTATGGTCATTGGAAAAGTGAGTCTATAGCAGCATTGATTGCAGCATTTATTATGATTGCTGTAGGGCTACAAGTGTTAATCGACGCGACCGTCTCCATGTTTCAAGCACGAGAAGAAGCTCCAGATATTTTAACTGCTTACGTAGGGATTTTCTCTGCTATATCCATGTATTTTGTTTATTTGTATAATAAAAAATTGGCGAATAGAATTAATAGTAAGGCTGTTATGGCAGCAGCAAAAGATAATCTTTCGGATGCCTGGGTTAGTATTGGTGTGGCGATAGGTATATTCAGCTCACAATTAAATATGCCATGGCTAGATACTGTAACTGCCCTTATCGTAGGGTTGTTAATATGTAAAACTGGTTGGGACATTTTTACGGGGGCTTCTTATGAATTATCTGATGGATTCGATGAAGATAAAATTCAACTTTATAAGAATGAAATTTTAGAAGTGAACGGGGTAAAAGGAGTCAAGGAAATTAAAGGAAGGAACTATGGAAATAACGAGATATTAGATGTAGTAATATTAGTTAATTCAATTTTAGATATTAAAGAAGCGCATGACATAGCCACACAAGTTAACGAAGTTATGATGAAAGAATTTGATATATATGATGTTCATGTCCATGTAGAACCTGACCAATAA
- a CDS encoding Y-family DNA polymerase: MERFSEDIVMMDYTKEPSRDIMCIDAKSFFASVEASERNQHPLEARIAVVSKPNNQGGLVLASSPLVKKEYGIKTGTRVYEIPRNANIEIVEPRMALYLEKNLAILRIFKRYVADEDVLVYSIDESFLDVSKSHALFGSTDDIAQRIQDDVWNELRLVLTIGIGDNPLLAKLALDHQAKHDDQNRFIGTWRYENVPNTVWKIESLSDFWGIGSKTEQKLRRIGIHNIFQLAQYDVNKLKQRFGVLGQQLYFHAHGIDRTMLSDVYIPKSTSFSRNQILNRDYTNKHDIEIVIREMTDENVTRLRKHKLVTGVVKLYIGYSKNINQSGFNHQIKIDPTDNSRQLKGYMLLIFNKYYEYFPVRVINVTFGKLQPKRLLQLSLFDSIEDTIISDNLDDTISHIRAKYGYTSLLHASSLTDAGMAKFRAKLVGGHRADKEEDQ, translated from the coding sequence ATGGAAAGGTTTAGTGAAGATATAGTGATGATGGATTACACAAAAGAGCCAAGTCGAGATATCATGTGTATTGATGCTAAAAGTTTTTTTGCCTCCGTCGAAGCATCTGAACGTAATCAACATCCTTTAGAAGCAAGAATCGCTGTTGTTTCCAAACCAAATAATCAGGGTGGCTTAGTGTTAGCCTCGTCTCCACTTGTTAAAAAAGAATATGGAATTAAGACAGGAACTAGAGTCTATGAAATTCCTCGTAATGCCAATATAGAAATTGTAGAACCGCGCATGGCATTATATTTAGAAAAAAATTTAGCTATCTTACGTATTTTTAAACGATATGTTGCAGATGAAGATGTGTTGGTTTATTCAATTGATGAGTCGTTTCTTGATGTATCAAAATCTCACGCATTATTTGGATCGACAGACGATATTGCGCAACGTATTCAAGACGATGTATGGAACGAATTACGACTCGTTTTAACGATAGGCATAGGTGATAATCCTCTGTTAGCCAAACTTGCACTTGATCATCAGGCAAAACATGATGATCAAAACAGATTTATTGGTACGTGGAGATACGAGAACGTCCCCAATACCGTGTGGAAAATAGAATCTTTAAGTGATTTTTGGGGAATTGGCAGCAAAACAGAACAAAAATTAAGACGAATAGGCATCCATAATATATTTCAACTAGCACAATACGATGTGAATAAGTTAAAACAAAGATTTGGGGTATTGGGACAGCAACTTTACTTTCACGCTCATGGTATAGATAGGACTATGTTATCTGATGTCTATATTCCTAAAAGTACGTCTTTCAGCAGAAATCAGATATTAAATAGAGACTATACCAATAAACATGACATTGAGATTGTTATTCGCGAAATGACTGATGAAAATGTTACTAGATTAAGAAAGCACAAGCTAGTCACTGGTGTAGTGAAGCTATACATTGGATATTCAAAAAATATTAATCAAAGCGGATTTAACCACCAAATAAAAATTGATCCTACAGATAACTCCAGACAATTAAAAGGATACATGCTGTTAATTTTTAATAAATATTATGAGTATTTTCCTGTACGAGTGATTAATGTTACATTTGGAAAGCTACAGCCTAAACGATTATTACAATTGAGTTTATTTGATTCCATTGAGGATACTATTATTAGTGATAATTTAGACGATACAATAAGCCATATACGTGCCAAATACGGCTATACATCATTACTACATGCTTCTAGTCTAACGGACGCTGGAATGGCTAAGTTTCGTGCTAAATTAGTCGGCGGCCATAGAGCGGATAAGGAGGAAGATCAATGA